From Natrinema salaciae, the proteins below share one genomic window:
- a CDS encoding AzlC family ABC transporter permease, translating to MGNRSADSAHQSEEPEGSTVEFSLSGVRDGYIECVPIALGVAGYGIVFGVLAQQAGLSVAEAAFMSATVLAGAAQLIAIELWETPIPILTIIGTTFIVNLRYVLMGAALRPWFSKLSPLKAYGSVFFTADENWALTMGKLKSGSHQGAYLLGSGLAIWSFWIVATVLGAIAGGVIGEPAQYGLDFVLTAVFVAIAVGLWEGKSSFLPWITAFGIAVLSAHFLPGRWYILFGGVAGSLVEVIRFDG from the coding sequence ATGGGGAATAGGTCCGCTGATTCAGCACACCAATCGGAGGAACCGGAAGGATCTACTGTGGAATTTTCACTTAGTGGTGTGCGAGATGGCTATATTGAGTGTGTTCCGATCGCCCTCGGCGTGGCTGGATATGGTATCGTCTTTGGAGTCCTCGCCCAGCAAGCCGGATTAAGTGTTGCAGAAGCAGCATTCATGAGCGCAACCGTCCTTGCAGGCGCAGCTCAGTTAATCGCAATCGAGCTGTGGGAAACACCAATTCCGATACTCACCATTATTGGAACGACGTTTATCGTTAATTTACGTTACGTGCTGATGGGTGCAGCGTTACGTCCCTGGTTCAGCAAGCTCTCCCCGTTGAAAGCGTATGGAAGCGTCTTCTTCACGGCAGACGAGAATTGGGCACTTACCATGGGGAAGCTCAAATCGGGGAGCCACCAGGGTGCGTATCTTCTCGGAAGTGGGCTCGCAATTTGGTCGTTCTGGATTGTTGCGACGGTTCTCGGTGCGATAGCTGGCGGTGTGATAGGAGAGCCAGCACAGTATGGACTTGATTTCGTTCTGACGGCGGTCTTTGTTGCGATTGCTGTCGGGCTTTGGGAGGGGAAGTCGAGTTTTCTGCCCTGGATAACCGCCTTCGGTATTGCTGTTCTCAGCGCGCACTTTCTGCCTGGGCGTTGGTACATTCTCTTTGGAGGCGTGGCCGGTAGTCTCGTTGAGGTGATTCGCTTTGATGGGTAG
- a CDS encoding PIN domain-containing protein, translating to MSRLIADASALVSLGIVTDDDSDPLALCLSRYEVVVPTAVIDELHEIASYDAVHGHAASAVLDQAESFTTQSVDLDAEFPLDDGENAAVTLANGLDAALFLCDEFNQLGLIHASLADTRLVTTPTLLSVLVRTEHLSAADARLLLDEISDARSWGANSYVQRARSLLTEP from the coding sequence ATGTCGCGGCTTATCGCAGACGCCTCCGCCCTCGTGAGTCTCGGGATCGTTACTGACGACGACTCCGATCCACTCGCACTCTGTCTATCCCGGTACGAGGTCGTCGTCCCAACGGCGGTCATCGATGAACTCCACGAGATCGCCTCCTACGATGCCGTCCATGGGCATGCTGCGTCCGCTGTACTCGACCAAGCGGAGTCATTCACGACACAGTCGGTCGACCTCGATGCCGAGTTTCCGCTCGATGACGGTGAGAACGCGGCGGTCACGCTCGCGAACGGTCTCGATGCTGCGCTCTTCCTCTGTGACGAGTTCAACCAACTTGGCTTGATCCACGCCTCACTCGCCGATACCCGGCTCGTCACGACACCGACACTGCTCTCGGTTCTCGTTCGAACTGAACACCTATCAGCTGCCGATGCGCGGCTGCTCCTCGATGAGATTAGCGACGCTCGTAGCTGGGGCGCGAACAGCTACGTGCAGCGAGCTCGCTCATTGCTCACGGAGCCCTGA
- a CDS encoding winged helix-turn-helix domain-containing protein, giving the protein MAIPGWIWPDNQYGDREVHHSPSVEGLEIEHATSVFEVLSNTTRLEILVALHERSGSLSYTKLREVVSVDDKGKFNYHLRKLEPLVCTQDGEYTLTNRGETFIQRIISEEIVLNRE; this is encoded by the coding sequence ATGGCAATACCTGGTTGGATCTGGCCTGATAATCAGTATGGAGATCGGGAGGTTCATCACTCTCCTTCGGTCGAAGGATTAGAGATCGAGCACGCGACCAGCGTATTTGAGGTGCTATCGAATACTACCCGGTTGGAAATTCTCGTCGCACTTCATGAACGATCCGGATCACTCTCTTACACGAAGCTTCGAGAAGTCGTATCGGTCGATGATAAGGGAAAATTCAATTATCACCTCCGAAAACTAGAACCCCTTGTCTGTACCCAGGATGGAGAATACACGCTGACGAACCGTGGTGAAACATTCATACAGAGGATTATATCTGAAGAAATAGTCCTTAACCGCGAATAA
- a CDS encoding outer membrane protein assembly factor BamB family protein: MRDPDTAVDKHDPPRYATERQDSRNWSRRRALASLASAGTLALAGCSLRSALSSVQPLWERDFSTATAASPPSATDEHVLVGGQDKRLHGFTADGEKILTVETGGPIEARPAVPSSGGPVHVHSTDGDLYTVGLSGERLWHVEGQARNGWLGRRGSLLVGIDPVGGVVTGYDARDGTRRFQRSGREYPSPTLSDSACIFPVTNADDDTKLVTLAPATGELLWESPHRNDYPYVVAAGDRIVTVRNSTVRMRRVRDGHVLWRTAVDDDVTSYFDPPVWLGEHVYVRVRRDDRSDELVAIERDGGTIRWRRAVGYELETVTATSQGVFAASSVDNPDGGVLIRLDAFALDGDRRWQTTTDISIGGTVEALGRSGEILFAASDNELAAYDPATGKRRWRYDPESSRIGVTTADGALYISSRNRGGVARLPTS, translated from the coding sequence ATGCGTGACCCCGACACCGCTGTCGACAAGCACGATCCGCCGCGGTACGCGACCGAGCGACAGGACAGCCGGAACTGGTCGCGCCGCCGGGCGCTCGCTTCGCTCGCGTCGGCGGGCACGCTCGCGCTAGCAGGGTGTAGCCTGCGGTCGGCGCTGTCCAGCGTCCAACCCCTCTGGGAGCGTGACTTCTCGACCGCAACGGCGGCAAGTCCACCGTCCGCAACCGATGAACACGTCCTCGTCGGTGGACAGGACAAACGCCTCCACGGGTTCACGGCCGACGGGGAGAAGATTCTGACCGTCGAAACCGGTGGTCCCATCGAGGCGCGACCGGCTGTCCCGTCATCGGGCGGCCCGGTCCACGTCCACAGCACCGACGGCGACCTCTACACGGTCGGGCTGTCGGGGGAGCGACTATGGCACGTGGAGGGACAAGCCCGGAACGGGTGGCTCGGTCGACGCGGCTCGCTGCTGGTCGGTATCGATCCGGTCGGCGGTGTGGTCACCGGCTACGATGCGCGCGACGGCACACGTCGCTTCCAGCGGTCCGGTCGAGAGTATCCGTCCCCGACACTCAGTGACTCGGCCTGTATCTTCCCCGTCACGAACGCGGATGACGACACGAAGCTGGTTACGCTCGCTCCGGCGACCGGTGAGCTGCTGTGGGAGTCGCCACATCGTAATGACTACCCCTACGTCGTGGCTGCTGGCGATCGGATCGTGACGGTCCGCAATTCTACCGTGCGGATGCGCCGGGTCCGCGACGGGCACGTCCTGTGGCGGACCGCAGTGGACGACGACGTGACTAGCTACTTTGATCCGCCAGTCTGGCTCGGCGAGCACGTCTACGTGCGTGTCCGCCGTGATGATCGCTCGGACGAGCTGGTTGCCATCGAGCGCGATGGGGGAACCATACGGTGGCGCCGGGCCGTCGGGTACGAACTCGAGACGGTGACGGCGACCTCACAAGGTGTGTTCGCTGCGAGTTCGGTCGACAACCCCGACGGTGGCGTCCTAATCCGGCTAGACGCCTTCGCCCTCGATGGGGACCGGCGGTGGCAGACGACAACTGACATCTCGATCGGCGGGACAGTCGAGGCACTCGGGCGTTCCGGTGAGATCCTCTTTGCGGCCAGCGACAACGAACTCGCCGCCTACGACCCTGCTACCGGAAAGCGCCGGTGGCGGTACGATCCAGAGTCCTCCCGAATCGGTGTGACGACGGCTGATGGCGCGCTCTACATTTCTTCCCGCAACCGCGGTGGCGTGGCGCGGCTTCCGACGAGCTGA
- a CDS encoding outer membrane protein assembly factor BamB family protein, which translates to MPSMTRRAALGAVAGFVGSVAGCTGLLDGESFPIQRSWQTGFRDPSSVAMTAAGQLVAGSHSPFRDRPIVAGLDTQTGETTWTVTVAKGEKSPLGVGDGRAYAISKAETMVAVDAATGESVWQRRLAPIDAADPGVVEFAPIPLGDRIVVPISGTEDDVPDRLVGVARADGETLFTHALSASLSGAPGATSGGVVAPLIDGRVVFLDRTGEVGWTRDLGATLSAVGATDGTAYLGAATEELLALETATGTVAWRGSLANTVFTRPLVTDDRVYVGGADYTLRAFDPASSQQLWSDDLGNAVTHGPMQVGDRLVTLVGGTHRVRGPSGTIPFNPTVLYLHEQDGTRIREVRFDDKSLEGGSIEWAQAAGETVYLGQMYGLTRVAPEAISDA; encoded by the coding sequence ATGCCCTCCATGACACGCCGTGCGGCCCTTGGCGCAGTCGCCGGCTTCGTTGGCAGCGTCGCGGGTTGCACTGGTCTCCTCGATGGAGAATCGTTCCCCATCCAACGGTCGTGGCAGACGGGGTTCCGTGATCCATCGTCTGTCGCCATGACCGCAGCCGGGCAGCTCGTGGCTGGCTCGCACAGCCCATTCCGCGATCGGCCGATCGTCGCCGGTCTAGACACCCAGACCGGTGAGACCACCTGGACCGTGACGGTCGCGAAGGGCGAGAAGTCGCCTCTCGGCGTCGGTGATGGGCGAGCCTACGCTATCTCGAAGGCCGAAACGATGGTCGCTGTCGACGCAGCCACGGGTGAATCCGTCTGGCAGCGTCGGCTCGCACCGATCGACGCGGCCGACCCTGGGGTCGTCGAGTTCGCCCCCATCCCGCTCGGTGATCGCATCGTGGTCCCAATCTCGGGCACCGAAGATGACGTTCCCGACCGACTGGTCGGTGTCGCCCGGGCGGACGGTGAGACGCTGTTCACCCACGCCCTGTCCGCATCGCTATCAGGCGCTCCTGGCGCGACATCCGGTGGTGTGGTTGCGCCCCTGATCGACGGTCGTGTGGTTTTCCTCGACCGAACCGGCGAAGTCGGATGGACACGGGATCTTGGCGCTACACTGTCGGCCGTTGGGGCTACTGACGGGACCGCATACCTCGGTGCCGCCACCGAGGAGCTGCTGGCGCTGGAGACCGCGACCGGCACAGTCGCCTGGCGCGGCTCGCTGGCCAACACCGTATTCACACGACCGTTGGTGACCGACGATCGGGTGTACGTCGGCGGCGCGGACTACACCCTCCGGGCGTTCGACCCGGCCTCGAGCCAGCAGTTGTGGAGCGATGACCTCGGAAACGCCGTGACCCACGGGCCGATGCAGGTCGGCGACCGCCTGGTGACGCTAGTCGGTGGGACGCACCGCGTCCGTGGCCCGAGCGGCACCATCCCGTTCAACCCGACTGTACTCTATCTCCACGAGCAAGACGGAACACGCATCCGTGAAGTCCGATTCGATGATAAGTCGCTCGAGGGCGGCAGCATCGAATGGGCACAGGCGGCCGGTGAGACAGTCTATCTGGGACAGATGTACGGTCTGACACGGGTCGCTCCGGAGGCGATCAGCGATGCGTGA
- a CDS encoding AzlD family protein, which yields MGSVRLDPLVVAVIIGMSVATYVTKAGGLWLLGRINVSDRTEAGLEVLPGAIIISILGPELTSAGPAEWSAAAVVLLVMWRTENVLVALVCGVAAVLLFRTIS from the coding sequence ATGGGTAGCGTTCGACTTGATCCGTTAGTCGTTGCCGTCATCATCGGAATGAGTGTCGCTACCTATGTGACAAAGGCCGGCGGGCTCTGGCTTCTGGGTCGTATTAACGTTTCAGACCGGACTGAAGCCGGACTCGAGGTGTTACCGGGTGCAATTATAATCTCGATTCTTGGCCCTGAATTGACTAGCGCTGGTCCCGCGGAGTGGAGTGCTGCTGCTGTCGTGCTATTAGTGATGTGGCGAACGGAGAACGTCCTTGTTGCACTCGTTTGTGGGGTTGCGGCCGTTCTACTGTTTCGAACGATCTCATAG